ACAACCGACGACGGCCGGTGCCGCCGCAGAACAAGCAACCTCGGCACCGGCCAGGAAGCGGCGCCGCAGGAGAAGGCGGTCGCGACACTGACCGAGATGCCGGCCGCCCCGCCCGGTCAGGCTACCAGCCCAGTCAATGGGTCGGCGGATCTATGATATAGTGACCTTGTCGATCCGTGTTCTCCACGATCCCTCTGCGCGCTTCCGGTTCCCAGCGAAGACTGACGAGGAGGTGCAGCCATGACCTGTAGGACTCTGGCGGTCCTGGTTGGTGTGCTGTTGGTTGCAGCCGCCTGTGCGCCCCGGACGGGGGAGGTGGAGGCAGAGCGCATCGGCGGCACGGTCACCGTGCTCGGGGTTTGGGGCGGGGCTGAGCTCGAGAGTTTCCGCGAGATGGTGAGGCCGTTCGAGCAACGCACCGGCATCACCGTGGAGTACGAGGGAACGCGCGATCTGAACGCCGTGCTCACGACGAGGATCCAGGCCGGAAATCCCCCTGACGTAGCGGGTTTGCCTGGGCCGGGTCAGATGGCCGAGTTCGCGCGGGCCGGCCACCTCAAGCCCCTGGACGACGTCGTGGACGCACAGCAGATGGGCGAGGAGTACGCGCAGACCTGGCGCGACTTGGGCAGCGTGGAAGGCCGCCTGTACGGGATCTTCGTGAAGACGTCCCTCAAGGGACTGGTCTGGTACAACCCGAAGGCGTTCCAGGCCGCCGGCTACCAGGTTCCGACGACGTTCGACGAACTGATGGCGCTGACGGAACGCATCGCGGCCGAGGGCAAGACGCCCTGGTGCATCGGCCTGGAGAGCGGCGCAGCCAGCGGCTGGCCGGCCACCGACTGGATCGAGGTGCTGCTGCTGAAGTCGGCCGGGCCGCAGACGTACGACCAATGGTACCGCCACGAGATCCCGTGGGAGGATCCGGAGGTCCGCGATGCGTGGGAGAAGTTCGGGCGCATCGTCGGCAACCCGCAGTACGTGTACGGCGGGCGGCAGGGAGTGCTGTCGACGAACTTCGGGGAGTCACCGTTCCCGATGTTCACCGACCCGCCGGGCTGCTACCTGCACCACCAGGCGACGTTCATCCAGGACTTCATCCAGCGGCAGTATCCGAACCTGGTGGCGGGTGAGGACTTCGACTTCTTCGCGTTCCCGGCGCCCAATCCGCAGTTTGCGAACGCGGTGGTTGCGGCCGGCGACCTGTTCGGGATGTTCAACGACACGCCGCAGGCGCGTGCGCTGCTCCGGTACCTGACGACCGCAGATGCGCAGGCCATCTGGGTCAAGCGGGGCGGGGCGCTGTCGCCGAACCGGCGCGTGAGCCTGGACGACTAC
Above is a window of Armatimonadota bacterium DNA encoding:
- a CDS encoding ABC transporter substrate-binding protein encodes the protein MTCRTLAVLVGVLLVAAACAPRTGEVEAERIGGTVTVLGVWGGAELESFREMVRPFEQRTGITVEYEGTRDLNAVLTTRIQAGNPPDVAGLPGPGQMAEFARAGHLKPLDDVVDAQQMGEEYAQTWRDLGSVEGRLYGIFVKTSLKGLVWYNPKAFQAAGYQVPTTFDELMALTERIAAEGKTPWCIGLESGAASGWPATDWIEVLLLKSAGPQTYDQWYRHEIPWEDPEVRDAWEKFGRIVGNPQYVYGGRQGVLSTNFGESPFPMFTDPPGCYLHHQATFIQDFIQRQYPNLVAGEDFDFFAFPAPNPQFANAVVAAGDLFGMFNDTPQARALLRYLTTADAQAIWVKRGGALSPNRRVSLDDYPDPLSRRAAEILVGADIARFDASDLMPEAVNNAFWRGTLDFVNDPNRLQEILARLERIARESYR